A single genomic interval of Nonomuraea rubra harbors:
- a CDS encoding PLP-dependent aminotransferase family protein, with protein MRTHVDLPVSLKRDSAEPLTAQLAGWLRGAMLDGTLASGERLPSSRALAAQLGVSRTVVTEAYQQLYAEGWLDGRHGSGTFVADIKAGTEQTPRPPARGAYVPATPPPANLINLTSGAPWVRDYDRAAWRRAWRRAADLPPGDSPDMYGLPRLRELLADHLRRARGMAVGPENILVTRGTGNGLDLCAMALLGPGARAGVEDPGYRVARTVFAARGAEVVPCPVDEDGVIVDGLPGDLSVLYTTPAHQFPLGGRLPIPRRERLLAWAGSTGATIVEDDYDAEFRYDVAPLPALYGLDPSRVVLLGTLSKILAPDVGVGWLVGEPELVSRIAALRWAVADRTSGPVQQAVATLLERGDLDRHLRRMRLEYARRRAAVVEILGPVCRLRGDTAGLHVLAELPAALVPGVVEGAARRGVVLDSTEHHHHGRTRLHGLVIGYGSASLPDVRRGCEIVAGLIREARS; from the coding sequence ATGCGTACCCATGTTGACCTGCCGGTCTCCCTCAAGCGCGACTCGGCCGAACCGCTCACCGCGCAGCTCGCCGGCTGGCTGCGCGGCGCCATGCTGGACGGCACGCTCGCGTCCGGGGAGCGGCTCCCGTCGTCGCGGGCCCTGGCCGCCCAGCTCGGGGTGAGCAGGACCGTGGTGACGGAGGCGTACCAGCAGCTCTACGCCGAGGGCTGGCTGGACGGCCGGCACGGATCGGGCACGTTCGTGGCCGACATCAAGGCGGGCACGGAACAGACGCCCAGGCCGCCCGCCAGGGGCGCGTACGTGCCGGCGACGCCGCCACCCGCGAACCTGATCAACCTCACGTCCGGCGCCCCCTGGGTACGCGACTACGACCGGGCGGCGTGGAGGCGGGCCTGGCGCAGGGCCGCCGACCTGCCGCCCGGCGACTCGCCCGACATGTACGGACTGCCGCGCCTGCGCGAGCTGCTCGCCGACCACCTCAGACGCGCCAGGGGCATGGCCGTCGGCCCCGAGAACATCCTGGTCACCCGGGGCACGGGCAACGGGCTCGACCTCTGCGCGATGGCCCTGCTCGGGCCGGGCGCCAGGGCCGGGGTGGAGGACCCGGGTTACCGGGTGGCGCGCACGGTGTTCGCGGCCAGGGGCGCCGAGGTGGTGCCGTGCCCGGTGGACGAGGACGGCGTGATCGTGGACGGCCTGCCGGGGGATCTGAGCGTGCTCTACACCACGCCCGCCCACCAGTTCCCGCTGGGCGGCCGGCTGCCGATCCCGCGCAGGGAGCGGCTGCTGGCCTGGGCGGGCAGCACGGGCGCGACGATCGTGGAGGACGACTACGACGCCGAGTTCCGCTACGACGTCGCCCCGCTGCCCGCGCTCTACGGCCTCGACCCCTCGCGGGTGGTGCTGCTCGGCACGCTGTCCAAGATCCTCGCCCCGGACGTGGGCGTGGGCTGGCTGGTGGGCGAGCCGGAGCTGGTGAGCAGGATCGCCGCCCTGCGCTGGGCGGTGGCCGACCGCACCAGCGGCCCCGTCCAGCAGGCCGTCGCCACCCTCCTGGAGCGCGGCGACCTCGACCGGCACCTGCGCCGGATGCGCCTGGAGTACGCGCGCCGCCGCGCGGCCGTCGTCGAGATCCTCGGCCCCGTGTGCCGCCTGCGCGGCGACACGGCCGGGCTGCACGTCCTGGCCGAGCTGCCCGCCGCGCTGGTGCCCGGCGTGGTCGAGGGTGCCGCCCGGCGCGGGGTCGTGCTCGACTCCACCGAGCACCACCACCACGGCCGCACCCGGCTGCACGGCCTGGTGATCGGGTACGGCTCCGCCTCGCTGCCCGACGTCCGCCGGGGCTGCGAGATCGTCGCCGGGCTCATCCGCGAGGCCCGCTCGTAG
- a CDS encoding DegT/DnrJ/EryC1/StrS family aminotransferase — MKHIAERTGRHCLSLPSNRLGLYLALRHWCLPGQRLLMSPISADEILFLVLAAGLRPVIAPLSPRDGNIDVSRVDLGTVDAVLTTNLYGLPDDAPAFAGKILIEDVAHAMESDLGGRPLGTFGHASVFSLSKHPSAGSGGVLAVEDESDLRALTRARDELLTRGSPWADGWSVATSMARQAALKLDLVRPALKLMRRLGMQEPREGYRIPVRADELELALKQAPALPPFDPWVRADLHHYRARRGRLVRWYQERRVARVPRDRARRLAGVQRLAELPTVAPAVLDDLNRPLFRVPLLVRDRDAAIEELERHGVSTGYLYDPAYDDYAPAYTEHSPDPGPARWWARHVLPVDPMYTARSLPILRRLEPPTSGPRG; from the coding sequence GTGAAACACATCGCAGAGCGAACGGGGCGTCACTGCCTGTCGCTACCGTCCAACAGGCTCGGCCTCTACCTGGCACTACGCCACTGGTGCCTGCCCGGGCAGCGGCTGCTGATGTCACCGATCTCCGCCGACGAGATCCTCTTCCTCGTGCTGGCCGCCGGGCTGCGCCCGGTGATCGCGCCGCTGTCCCCGCGTGACGGCAACATCGACGTCTCCCGGGTGGACCTCGGCACGGTGGACGCCGTCCTGACCACCAACCTGTACGGCCTGCCCGACGACGCCCCCGCCTTCGCCGGCAAGATCCTCATCGAGGACGTGGCGCACGCCATGGAGAGCGACCTCGGCGGCCGACCGCTCGGCACGTTCGGGCACGCCTCGGTCTTCAGCCTGTCCAAGCACCCGAGCGCGGGCTCGGGCGGGGTGCTCGCCGTCGAGGACGAGTCCGACCTGCGGGCCCTGACCCGCGCCCGCGACGAGCTGCTGACCCGGGGCTCCCCCTGGGCCGACGGGTGGAGCGTGGCCACCTCCATGGCCCGCCAGGCGGCGCTGAAGCTCGACCTCGTCCGCCCCGCGCTCAAGCTCATGCGCCGCCTCGGCATGCAGGAGCCGCGCGAGGGCTACCGCATCCCGGTGCGCGCCGACGAGCTGGAGCTGGCGCTCAAGCAGGCCCCCGCGCTGCCGCCCTTCGACCCCTGGGTACGCGCCGACCTGCACCACTACCGCGCCCGCCGCGGCCGCCTGGTCCGCTGGTACCAGGAGCGGCGCGTGGCCCGGGTGCCCCGCGACCGGGCGCGGCGGCTGGCCGGCGTGCAGCGCCTGGCCGAGCTGCCCACGGTCGCCCCCGCCGTGCTCGACGACCTGAACCGGCCGCTGTTCCGGGTCCCGCTGCTGGTCCGCGACAGGGACGCGGCCATCGAGGAGCTCGAACGGCACGGCGTGTCCACGGGTTACCTGTACGACCCCGCCTACGACGACTACGCCCCCGCCTACACCGAGCACTCCCCCGACCCCGGCCCGGCCCGCTGGTGGGCCAGGCACGTGCTGCCGGTCGACCCGATGTACACCGCCCGCTCGCTGCCCATCCTGCGCCGGCTGGAGCCGCCTACGAGCGGGCCTCGCGGATGA
- a CDS encoding GNAT family N-acetyltransferase, with product MHVTLALPRELGEPEVCRWRALQEADTAFDNPFLSPEFTLTVGELRDVVRVAVIHDGPEIVGFFPFERHPLGIGKPVAAGLTDAQGLVHAKDARIHPQWLLKQCGLAVYEFDHLVSGQPLLGARHERYPSPIIDLRDGWDNYTESLRRHSGKTYKSTLAKSRKLQREAGPLRHDYATTEVEPLRTLLGWKTDQYRRTGRADRFAHPWIVELVERLLATQSDSFAGVLDMVYVDGSPVAGHFGLRTRTTLAGWFPAYDTRFAKYSPGLIHHLAMAEQAAKSGIEVIDMGRGQKEYKDKLKNGELEVAEGRVARLGPAAGVHWVMRVPVRKTRATVMANPLLLKTADKTLKTYGRLRTVLQR from the coding sequence ATGCACGTCACCCTTGCCCTACCCCGTGAGCTGGGCGAACCCGAAGTGTGCCGCTGGCGTGCCCTGCAAGAAGCGGACACCGCCTTCGACAACCCCTTCCTGTCCCCAGAATTCACCCTTACGGTGGGCGAACTCCGAGATGTCGTACGCGTCGCCGTCATCCACGACGGCCCGGAGATCGTGGGATTCTTCCCCTTCGAGCGACATCCTCTCGGCATCGGCAAGCCGGTGGCCGCCGGGCTCACGGACGCGCAGGGGCTCGTGCACGCCAAGGACGCACGGATCCACCCGCAGTGGCTGCTGAAGCAGTGCGGGCTGGCGGTGTACGAGTTCGACCACCTCGTCTCCGGGCAGCCGCTGCTGGGAGCGCGCCACGAGCGTTACCCGTCCCCGATCATCGATCTTCGTGACGGCTGGGACAACTACACAGAGTCACTTCGCAGGCACTCGGGCAAGACGTACAAGAGCACCCTGGCCAAGTCGCGCAAGCTGCAGCGCGAGGCGGGCCCGCTGCGCCACGACTACGCGACCACCGAGGTGGAGCCCCTGCGCACGCTGCTGGGCTGGAAGACCGACCAGTACCGCCGCACCGGCCGCGCCGACCGGTTCGCGCACCCGTGGATCGTGGAGCTGGTCGAGCGGCTGCTGGCCACCCAGTCCGACAGCTTCGCCGGGGTGCTCGACATGGTGTACGTGGACGGCAGCCCGGTGGCCGGGCACTTCGGGCTGCGTACGCGGACGACGCTGGCCGGCTGGTTCCCCGCCTACGACACCCGGTTCGCCAAGTACTCCCCCGGCCTCATCCACCACCTGGCGATGGCCGAGCAGGCGGCCAAGTCCGGCATCGAGGTCATCGACATGGGGCGCGGCCAGAAGGAGTACAAGGACAAGCTCAAGAACGGCGAGCTGGAGGTGGCCGAGGGCCGGGTGGCCAGGCTCGGCCCGGCGGCGGGCGTGCACTGGGTGATGCGGGTGCCGGTACGCAAGACGCGCGCCACGGTCATGGCGAACCCGCTACTGCTCAAAACGGCGGACAAGACCTTGAAAACGTATGGAAGACTGCGTACCGTCCTACAACGGTGA
- a CDS encoding phosphotransferase family protein: MTVPGIDHPQLVAWMGRNVPDAGEPLSVSLISGGRSNLTYLVEARERRLVLRRPPLGHVLPTAHDMRREWRVISALAPTPVPVPEPVAFCGDEDVIGAPFYLMGHVEGEAVRSREQLGDRTPEQTRRLSERLAEVLAGIHAVDYREVGLGDFGRPQGYMARQLDRWCQQWERSKTADLPDYDRLVARLRERLPAEAAGTLVHGDYRLDNTLLRLGDLEIAAVVDWEMSTLGDPLADLGLTLTYWHDRGDDERASIPVAGDVTVAPGFMNAAEFAAHYTKVSGRDISDLGFYVAFGNFKLAVIVEGIHARFRQGKTVGEGFDRIGAAVPTLIARAHRMLDQH, from the coding sequence ATGACCGTACCTGGCATCGACCATCCCCAGCTGGTCGCCTGGATGGGCCGGAACGTGCCCGACGCCGGCGAGCCCCTGTCCGTCTCGCTGATCTCCGGCGGCCGGTCGAACCTGACCTATCTGGTCGAGGCCAGGGAGCGCCGGCTGGTGCTGCGCCGCCCGCCCCTGGGCCACGTGCTCCCGACGGCCCACGACATGCGCCGGGAGTGGCGGGTCATCTCGGCGCTCGCGCCGACGCCCGTGCCGGTGCCGGAACCCGTCGCGTTCTGCGGCGACGAGGACGTGATCGGCGCGCCGTTCTACCTCATGGGGCACGTCGAGGGGGAGGCCGTACGGAGCAGGGAGCAGCTCGGCGACCGGACGCCCGAGCAGACGCGGCGGCTGTCGGAACGGCTGGCCGAGGTGCTGGCGGGCATCCACGCCGTGGACTACCGCGAGGTGGGGCTCGGCGACTTCGGACGGCCCCAGGGGTACATGGCCAGGCAGCTCGACCGGTGGTGCCAGCAGTGGGAGCGGTCGAAGACGGCGGACCTGCCCGACTACGACCGGCTCGTGGCGCGGCTGCGGGAGCGGCTGCCCGCCGAGGCGGCGGGCACGCTGGTGCACGGCGACTACCGGCTGGACAACACGCTGCTGCGGCTCGGGGACCTGGAGATCGCGGCCGTGGTCGACTGGGAGATGTCCACGCTCGGCGACCCGCTGGCCGACCTGGGGCTGACGCTGACGTACTGGCACGACCGCGGGGACGACGAGCGGGCGAGCATCCCGGTGGCGGGGGACGTGACGGTGGCGCCCGGGTTCATGAACGCGGCGGAGTTCGCCGCCCACTACACCAAGGTGTCCGGACGGGACATTTCAGACCTCGGGTTCTACGTGGCCTTCGGCAACTTCAAGCTCGCCGTCATCGTGGAGGGTATCCACGCCCGCTTCCGGCAGGGTAAGACCGTTGGAGAGGGGTTCGACCGCATCGGCGCGGCCGTGCCCACCCTGATCGCCCGCGCGCACCGGATGCTCGACCAGCACTGA
- a CDS encoding SDR family oxidoreductase: MSTVALITGAASGIGAAVARRLSAGGVKCVLVDLDGEGAERLAKELDGAWLAADVSTEEASLEAVALAEQRYGRLDLVHLNAGISGRVDLADFDLARYRKVVGVNMDGVVFGVRATMPLLLRSGGGAIVVTSSLAGLTAFSGDPVYTMTKHAVVGLVRALAEPLAAQNVRIGAVCPGFTDTPLVADARDMFVNAGFPLLTAEDVAAAVESAFYAETPGTLLIVQPGRQPVPYRYAGVPGPAGGQRPPQD; encoded by the coding sequence ATGAGCACTGTTGCACTGATCACCGGAGCCGCGAGCGGCATCGGCGCCGCCGTGGCCCGGCGCCTGTCGGCGGGGGGCGTCAAGTGCGTCCTCGTCGACCTGGACGGCGAGGGAGCCGAGCGGCTGGCCAAGGAGCTGGACGGCGCGTGGCTGGCCGCCGACGTCAGCACCGAGGAGGCCTCGCTGGAGGCCGTCGCGCTGGCCGAGCAGCGGTACGGGCGGCTCGACCTCGTCCACCTCAACGCCGGCATCTCCGGCCGGGTGGACCTGGCCGACTTCGACCTCGCCCGCTACCGCAAGGTCGTCGGGGTGAACATGGACGGCGTCGTCTTCGGCGTACGGGCCACCATGCCGCTGCTCCTGCGCTCGGGCGGCGGCGCGATCGTCGTCACCTCGTCGCTGGCCGGGCTCACCGCCTTCTCCGGCGACCCGGTCTACACGATGACCAAGCACGCCGTCGTCGGCCTGGTCAGGGCGCTGGCCGAGCCGCTGGCCGCGCAGAACGTACGCATCGGCGCGGTCTGCCCCGGCTTCACCGACACGCCGCTGGTGGCCGACGCCAGGGACATGTTCGTCAACGCCGGCTTCCCGCTGCTCACCGCCGAGGACGTGGCCGCCGCCGTCGAGTCCGCCTTCTACGCCGAGACCCCCGGCACGCTCCTCATCGTGCAGCCGGGCCGGCAGCCTGTCCCCTACCGCTACGCCGGCGTTCCCGGACCGGCCGGAGGGCAGCGGCCGCCACAAGATTGA
- a CDS encoding xylan 1,4-beta-xylosidase, which yields MAGIMVYAAIRTKERSVFKGSEVATKVPTEPAPQLSEPPALENWPRWGVTHTQYSADNEPQAVVEEARGVLGRVPMLQNQHIMGWGVGNPEPSPGQLNFVDLDRRMTFISSSRGVPVITLCCAPDWMKGGQAGRTDWSKNHTVAPEREHFDDFAKLAVRVAKQYPTVKHYMVWNEFKGFWDPATNRWDAQAYTEMYNKVYTALKKVNKDIQVGGPYVPIGSNARAEGPSELSGPWGTVDQRALDAVKYWIEHKKGADFIVVDGASMTNDKGNVPNDFAAQAKFGAITTWLREESGDLPVWWAEWYVEPENAQWSEDKRTAVQATALMEFARSGVTTALYWNPQQKGEGECAGCLWSPKVGGELPMAGLLSGFTKWFPAGVEVQEVQSSDPKVKALGQASQVVMVNTSDQDVSATVDGRQVTLRPYEIKWSGRGGA from the coding sequence GTGGCGGGCATCATGGTGTACGCCGCGATCCGGACGAAGGAGCGCAGCGTGTTCAAGGGCAGCGAGGTGGCCACGAAGGTGCCCACCGAGCCCGCGCCCCAGCTCTCGGAGCCCCCGGCACTGGAGAACTGGCCGCGCTGGGGCGTCACCCACACGCAGTACAGCGCCGACAACGAGCCGCAGGCGGTCGTGGAGGAGGCCAGGGGCGTGCTCGGCCGGGTCCCCATGCTGCAGAACCAGCACATCATGGGCTGGGGCGTCGGCAATCCGGAGCCCAGCCCGGGGCAGCTCAACTTCGTCGACCTCGACCGCCGGATGACGTTCATCTCGTCCTCGCGAGGCGTGCCGGTGATCACGCTCTGCTGCGCGCCCGACTGGATGAAGGGCGGGCAGGCCGGGCGTACGGACTGGAGCAAGAACCACACGGTCGCCCCCGAGCGGGAGCACTTCGACGACTTCGCCAAGCTCGCGGTGCGGGTGGCCAAGCAGTACCCCACGGTCAAGCACTACATGGTGTGGAACGAGTTCAAGGGCTTCTGGGACCCGGCGACCAACCGGTGGGACGCCCAGGCGTACACCGAGATGTACAACAAGGTGTACACGGCGCTGAAGAAGGTCAACAAGGACATCCAGGTCGGCGGCCCGTACGTGCCGATCGGGAGCAACGCGCGCGCCGAGGGCCCGTCCGAGCTGAGCGGCCCCTGGGGCACGGTGGACCAGCGGGCGCTGGACGCCGTCAAGTACTGGATCGAGCACAAGAAGGGCGCCGACTTCATCGTCGTGGACGGCGCCTCGATGACCAACGACAAGGGCAACGTGCCCAACGACTTCGCCGCCCAGGCCAAGTTCGGCGCCATCACCACGTGGCTGCGCGAGGAGAGCGGCGACCTGCCGGTGTGGTGGGCCGAGTGGTACGTCGAGCCCGAGAACGCGCAGTGGAGCGAGGACAAGCGCACCGCCGTCCAGGCCACCGCGCTCATGGAGTTCGCCAGGAGCGGGGTCACCACCGCCCTCTACTGGAACCCGCAGCAGAAGGGCGAGGGGGAGTGCGCCGGGTGCCTCTGGTCGCCCAAGGTGGGCGGCGAGCTGCCCATGGCGGGGCTGCTCAGCGGGTTCACCAAGTGGTTCCCCGCCGGGGTGGAGGTGCAGGAGGTGCAGAGCTCCGACCCCAAGGTGAAGGCGCTGGGCCAGGCCAGCCAGGTCGTGATGGTGAACACCTCCGACCAGGACGTCTCCGCCACCGTCGACGGGCGTCAGGTCACGTTGCGGCCCTACGAGATCAAGTGGTCGGGGCGCGGCGGCGCCTGA
- a CDS encoding acyltransferase family protein has translation MRDLVERVGKATPADRDRGLDGLRALSILGVVLGHWLVTALVTDSGTVRAASPLRELPGLAPVSWLFQTLAVFFLVGGMVAARGGAGAGYRVWLGRRLARLFRPVAAVVPVWAVIAVAMLAAGVGPGTVTSLARLVWSPLWFLLVLAVLTAATPLAARLRPAWPLAVVALVDLVRYGLDGPAWLGGVNVVAGWAVPYCLGLSWGRNGGPPGRGTGWALLLGGTGATAGLVLWAGYPAAMVGVPGAEISNLDPPTLAAVTFGLAQCGAAVLLLGPLRRVLRRPAAWAAVALANLAAITIFLWHQTAMIAVTALGLLSGQALPGLHTAPDSGGWVVARLAWLPVFAVALAACCAAFRGHERPRRGSRAQAPPRPDHLIS, from the coding sequence ATGCGTGACCTGGTCGAACGCGTCGGCAAGGCGACCCCGGCGGATCGCGACCGCGGGCTGGACGGGCTGCGCGCGCTGTCCATCCTCGGCGTGGTGCTGGGGCACTGGCTGGTGACGGCCCTGGTGACCGACAGCGGCACCGTGCGCGCCGCCAGCCCGCTGCGGGAGCTGCCCGGGCTCGCGCCGGTCTCCTGGCTGTTCCAGACGCTGGCGGTCTTCTTCCTGGTGGGCGGGATGGTGGCGGCCCGTGGCGGGGCCGGAGCCGGCTACCGGGTGTGGCTCGGGCGGCGGCTGGCCCGCCTGTTCCGGCCGGTGGCCGCCGTGGTGCCGGTGTGGGCGGTGATCGCGGTCGCGATGCTCGCCGCCGGGGTGGGGCCGGGCACCGTGACCTCGCTGGCCAGGCTGGTGTGGTCGCCGCTGTGGTTCCTGCTGGTCCTCGCCGTGCTGACGGCCGCGACCCCGCTGGCGGCCAGATTGCGCCCGGCGTGGCCGCTCGCCGTCGTCGCGCTGGTGGACCTCGTCCGGTACGGCCTGGACGGCCCCGCCTGGCTCGGCGGCGTGAACGTGGTGGCGGGCTGGGCGGTGCCCTACTGCCTGGGTCTGTCCTGGGGCCGGAACGGCGGCCCGCCGGGGCGCGGGACCGGCTGGGCGCTGCTGCTCGGCGGGACGGGCGCCACCGCCGGGCTCGTCCTGTGGGCGGGCTACCCGGCGGCCATGGTGGGCGTGCCCGGCGCGGAGATCTCCAACCTGGACCCGCCCACCCTCGCCGCCGTCACCTTCGGCCTGGCCCAGTGCGGAGCGGCCGTGCTGCTGCTCGGCCCGCTGCGCCGGGTCCTGCGGCGACCGGCTGCCTGGGCGGCCGTCGCGCTGGCGAACCTCGCCGCGATCACGATCTTCCTCTGGCACCAGACCGCCATGATCGCCGTCACCGCCCTCGGCCTGCTCTCCGGCCAGGCCCTGCCCGGCCTGCACACCGCCCCGGACTCGGGCGGCTGGGTGGTGGCCAGGCTGGCCTGGTTGCCGGTGTTCGCCGTGGCGCTGGCGGCGTGCTGCGCGGCCTTCCGCGGCCACGAGCGGCCGCGCCGCGGCTCACGGGCTCAGGCGCCGCCGCGCCCCGACCACTTGATCTCGTAG
- a CDS encoding alpha/beta hydrolase — protein sequence MSTRSPRPTAFTRLRRKLFTAVLAASVVVPLSGSEVPAPAPNRPPRGMTEARYAAVRQDILAAERMATGHGQSRRAAALRAMAEPGRRFLFFDGRDGGRSAEVFGDLAGAARVAVLVPGSDTGLGTYGRLRAGALALQRELGDRAAVVAWLGYRTPGTLGAAVLTTGRADGAVPGLRSFVHELGPGRVSLLCHSYGAVVCGRAAAGLGDVANIVLYGAPGTGTSGPLRTSAPVWAARGTGDWIANVPHVRLRLPFLTVGLGLDPVSPSSGARVFAAGDGGHSDYLRPGSLFLRNVAAIVSGRAPHA from the coding sequence ATGTCCACCCGTTCGCCCCGCCCCACCGCGTTCACCCGGCTGCGCCGGAAACTGTTCACCGCCGTCCTGGCCGCGTCCGTGGTCGTGCCCCTGTCCGGCTCCGAGGTGCCCGCTCCCGCGCCGAACCGGCCGCCCCGGGGTATGACCGAGGCCCGGTACGCCGCCGTCCGCCAGGACATCCTGGCGGCCGAGCGGATGGCCACCGGGCACGGCCAGTCGCGCCGGGCCGCGGCGCTGCGCGCGATGGCGGAGCCGGGGCGGCGGTTCCTGTTCTTCGACGGGCGTGACGGCGGCCGCTCCGCGGAGGTCTTCGGCGACCTGGCCGGGGCCGCGCGGGTGGCCGTGCTGGTGCCCGGCTCGGACACCGGCCTCGGCACGTACGGGCGGCTGCGCGCCGGCGCGCTGGCGCTCCAGCGGGAGCTGGGCGACCGGGCCGCCGTCGTCGCCTGGCTCGGCTACCGGACCCCGGGAACGCTGGGCGCCGCCGTCCTGACCACCGGCCGCGCGGACGGGGCCGTGCCGGGGCTGCGATCGTTCGTCCACGAGCTGGGCCCCGGCAGGGTGTCGCTGCTGTGCCACTCCTACGGCGCCGTCGTCTGCGGTCGGGCCGCGGCCGGGCTGGGCGACGTGGCGAACATCGTCCTGTACGGCGCCCCCGGCACGGGCACGAGCGGCCCGCTGCGCACCTCCGCCCCCGTCTGGGCCGCCCGCGGCACCGGGGACTGGATCGCGAACGTGCCTCACGTGCGGCTCCGGCTGCCGTTCCTCACCGTGGGGCTCGGCCTGGACCCGGTCTCCCCGTCGTCCGGCGCCCGCGTCTTCGCGGCGGGCGACGGCGGCCACAGCGACTACCTGCGGCCGGGCTCCCTGTTCCTGCGCAACGTCGCCGCCATCGTGTCGGGGCGGGCCCCGCATGCGTGA
- a CDS encoding GNAT family N-acetyltransferase — MRNWPVHDLRLTTPRLTLRLPTFDDLDELADRAVEGVHDPGRMPFGVPWTDAPAAELPAKVVLYHLGVMARWRPDAWCCNFAVVHEGRVIGTQDVKGVEFAVTREVHTGSWLGRAYQGMGLGTEMRAAVLHLAFAGLGALTAVSSAFLDNPASLGVSRKLGYRPDGTTVQSIRGRRATQQRLRLGREDFDCPVPVEIHGLAACLPHFGLE; from the coding sequence ATGCGCAACTGGCCCGTACACGACCTGCGGCTGACCACGCCCCGCCTCACGCTCCGGCTCCCCACCTTCGACGACCTCGACGAGCTGGCCGACCGTGCCGTGGAGGGCGTGCACGACCCCGGCCGGATGCCGTTCGGCGTGCCCTGGACGGACGCGCCCGCCGCCGAGCTGCCCGCGAAGGTGGTGCTCTACCACCTCGGGGTCATGGCGCGATGGCGGCCTGACGCCTGGTGCTGCAACTTCGCCGTCGTCCACGAGGGCCGGGTGATCGGCACCCAGGACGTCAAGGGGGTCGAGTTCGCGGTCACCCGCGAGGTGCACACGGGCTCGTGGCTGGGCCGCGCGTACCAGGGCATGGGGCTCGGCACGGAGATGCGCGCCGCCGTGCTGCACCTGGCGTTCGCCGGGCTCGGGGCGCTGACGGCCGTCTCCAGCGCCTTCCTGGACAACCCGGCCTCGCTCGGCGTCTCGCGCAAGCTCGGCTACCGGCCCGACGGGACGACGGTCCAGTCGATCCGCGGGCGGCGGGCGACGCAGCAGCGGCTCCGGCTCGGCCGCGAGGACTTCGACTGCCCGGTGCCGGTGGAGATCCACGGCCTGGCGGCCTGCCTGCCGCACTTCGGGCTGGAGTGA
- a CDS encoding DUF418 domain-containing protein gives MRTQETHPARPDVRLATARIASVDALRGFSLLGILVVNIAYLASGYRMAGMAEPAFGSSLDWGVRWFVTLFLENKFYLLFSFLFGYSFTLQVDSAGRRGRPFVPMFLRRLAGLFLLGLAHAVLLFPGDILTTYAAVGLALLIFRRVRPRTAVLLAIALTLLLALAFVLLALLATAGLDVSGRVADGQAQAAASNSALGGVFWQIVSEHLRKLSLIIVARVFFQGPAVLAACLIGLAVGKLGALRDVSAYTGTLRALQWTGFTVGLGGAVFYTASVWNGSVHKFWGEAVDLVTAPLLAAAYAATFLRVLPHVPRLARALAAPGRMALSNYLAQSLICSLIFTGYGLALVDRVSPPLEMLIALGIFVLQAGYSRWWLGGHRYGPVEWLLRFLTYWRRPKITR, from the coding sequence ATGAGGACACAGGAGACACATCCCGCCAGGCCAGACGTACGCCTCGCCACAGCGCGAATCGCCTCCGTCGACGCCTTACGGGGTTTCTCCCTGCTGGGCATCCTCGTCGTGAACATCGCCTACCTGGCCTCCGGCTACCGGATGGCCGGGATGGCGGAGCCCGCGTTCGGCTCGTCCCTGGACTGGGGCGTGCGGTGGTTCGTGACGCTGTTCCTGGAGAACAAGTTCTACCTGCTGTTCTCGTTCCTGTTCGGGTACAGCTTCACGCTGCAGGTCGACTCGGCCGGGCGGCGGGGGCGGCCGTTCGTGCCGATGTTCCTGCGGCGGCTGGCCGGGCTGTTCCTGCTCGGGCTGGCGCACGCCGTGCTGCTGTTCCCCGGGGACATCCTGACGACGTACGCCGCCGTGGGGCTGGCGCTGCTGATCTTCCGCCGGGTCCGGCCGAGGACGGCGGTGCTGCTGGCCATCGCGCTCACGTTGCTGCTGGCCCTGGCCTTCGTGCTGCTCGCGCTGCTGGCCACGGCGGGCCTGGACGTGTCGGGCCGGGTCGCCGACGGTCAGGCGCAGGCCGCCGCGTCGAACTCGGCACTCGGCGGGGTGTTCTGGCAGATCGTCTCCGAGCACCTCAGGAAGCTGTCGCTGATCATCGTGGCGCGGGTCTTCTTCCAGGGCCCCGCGGTGCTGGCGGCGTGCCTGATCGGGCTGGCGGTCGGCAAGCTGGGCGCGCTGCGCGACGTGTCCGCGTACACGGGGACGCTGCGCGCGCTGCAGTGGACCGGGTTCACGGTCGGGCTGGGCGGCGCGGTCTTCTACACGGCCTCGGTCTGGAACGGCTCGGTGCACAAGTTCTGGGGCGAGGCGGTGGACCTGGTGACGGCGCCGCTGCTGGCGGCGGCGTACGCGGCCACGTTCCTGCGCGTGCTGCCGCACGTGCCGCGGCTGGCGCGGGCGCTGGCGGCGCCCGGCAGGATGGCGCTGTCCAACTACCTGGCGCAGTCGCTGATCTGCTCGCTCATCTTCACCGGGTACGGCCTGGCGCTCGTGGACCGGGTCAGCCCGCCGCTGGAGATGCTGATCGCGCTCGGCATCTTCGTGCTCCAGGCCGGCTACAGCCGCTGGTGGCTCGGCGGGCACCGGTACGGGCCGGTGGAGTGGCTGCTGCGCTTCCTGACGTACTGGCGAAGGCCCAAAATAACCAGGTGA